The Dehalobacter sp. DCM sequence CCGGCGTGGTGATAGGCGATCCCTTTCCGACATACCCTGAATAATTTACGCGTTGAGGAGGACCATTCCATTTCCGTGCCAAAGTGCGTAATAAATAAATCTTTGATTTGATTGCTTTTTTCCGGCGTCAAGAAATTCTTAATATTGGCTAATTCGTGGGCTTTATCGGCACATTGTTTTCGGCTAAAGACAAAATAGAGACAGGGCAGGTACTCTTTTTGAATAGTTTTGATCAGATCCAAATGCGATGTGGGTGAAAATAGAGGAGATTTATCGGCGCGGTCGGTTGATTTAAGCTTCTGATAGTAAAATTTAATCAGGTTATCATAGCTGATAAGTCCGGTATCCTGGCAAAAGTAAAAATACTCTAAAGGGACAATCCGTTCATTGGCTTCAATCAGGACGACTTTATCCTGGCGGATAGCTTCAATCCAACCGGCTAATTCAACGGCATTGGCAATGGTCGCGCTCAGACCAAGTATTTTGATATTGGGAGGGGCGAGAATGATCGATTCCTCCCAGACGGTCCCGCGATCCTCGTCATTCAGCCAATGAATCTCATCAAAAATAATATAGGATACATGTTCCAGTTCTTCATCGTCCGTAATCACTTGGTTTCTAAAAATCTCCGTTGTCATGATTAACAGCGGAGCTGTAGGGTTAATGACAACATCACCCGTCATTATACCAATACGGTCACTGCCGAACTGGTGGGAAAAGTCTTTGAATTTTTGATTGCTCAGAGCTTTTATCGGCGCGGTATAAATGATCCGTTTGCCCTCGCGGATTGATTTTTCCACTAAGTAATCGGCAACCAGCGTTTTGCCGGTTCCGGTAGGCGCGGAAACAATAACCGAATGTCCTTGATTAATCGCCTCAATGGCCTCAATTTGAAATGGGTCGAGCTTCAGTCCCTGGTACTCCGATAGCATGCGCGTCACCCGCTTAATTTTTATCGCTGTCAATTCAGAATCATTGTAACAGAGTACAGGCTGATTATCAAATTGACAGGATTAGTGTTTGACATCATAGGCATTATTATTTAGAATAAGAATAGATTGACAGTTGGGAGAGATATTAATGGAGGAGAATTCCGGAGACTTACCAAGCCATTTTATGGGGCAGTTGAATAAGAAAATTGGCAGAAGGCTTTAATCATCCTGTAATGGATTGATTATGCCTTTTTATTTTTGGGGTTGGATGGTGTAGCCAGCAAGCATAATATATTGGAGGGTATATCGTGATTACCGGTATCTTATTTTTGATCATACTTATCGCATTAAACGCGTTCTTTGCAGCGTCTGAAATTGCATTGATATCTTTAAATGACAATAAAATAAAACTGATGGCCGAAGAAGGGGACAAGACAGCGAAAATATTGGTGGGTCTCCTGGGAGAGCCGAGTCGATTTCTGGCAACGATCCAGATCGGGATCACCTTTGCCGGGTTCCTGGCCAGTGCGTTTGCGTCGGAATACTTTTCCGATCCATTAGTTCAGCTTTTAGTACGCTGGGGAGTGCCTGTTTCAGAGACGGTTATCAAAACAATATCTGTTATCGGCATCACCATTATCCTCTCCTATTTTTCGCTTGTTATGGGCGAGCTTGTCCCTAAACGAATTGCAATGAATCGGGCTGAACGCATTGCCTGGATTGCTGCAAAACCGCTATATCTATTATCAAAAGTTGCCTCACCTTTCGTAAAACTGCTGACTGTATCCATGAATTTTTTTGTCAGGTTGTTCGGGGTTGATCCAAATGCTGAAAATGAGCAGGTCACAGAAGAAGAAATCCGTATGATGGTGGATGTCGGTGAGGAAAAAGGGACGATTCATGAGACAGAAAAAGTCATGATCAATAATGTCTTTGAATTTAATAATAAGACTGTATCCGAGGTCATGACCCATCGGACCGATATCGCCGCCTTAGCGATCGATGCCTCACTTGATGAGGTAATCGCTTTTGTTAACAGTGAAAAATACTCCCGCATACCCGTTTATGAAGATAATATCGATAATATTATCGGGGTGCTGCATTCCAAATATCTATTCCAATATCTTGTCAACCACAAAAGCTCAGAAAGTTTTACCCTGCGCGATGTTATACGCCAGCCTTACTTCGTTCCTGATTCGAAGCGCACGGATGAATTGTTTAAAGAGCTGCAGCAGAAAAAGACCCATTTAGCCGTTATTATTGATGAATATGGCGGCACCGCGGGTATCGTTACGCTGGAGGATTTGATCGAGGAAATCGTCGGTAATATATTTGACGAAGATGACGAGTTTGAACAGGAATTTGAAAAATTAGATGATAATACGTATATGATTTTTGGCTCGACGAGTCTGGATACGGTAGTGGAATACCTTGATGTGGAACTGCCAATCGAGGAATATGATACGTTAAGTGGTTTCCTTGTAGGCCAATTAGGACGGATTCCCGAGAATGAAGAGAAACCCACAGTCGAATTCAACGGACTGGTCTTTAAGGTCGAGAAGGTGGATGAAAAAAGAATTGCTAAAGTCAAGGTCTGCAGGGCGTAACTGGATTTGAAATAATCCAGTTACGCCCTTCCCTATGCCGATTGCGTTTTCTTCTATATTAACATATAATTATATCCATATATGTTAATGCGATGTTTATCGGTTAATGCATCACGCTGTTCTTGATTATAATTTAGGATAAGGGGGAGTTAATTTGGACGAAATTATCAATCTGCTAAGCATACTATCCGATAAAACCAGACTGCGGATTGTATTATTGCTTATGGAGCGGGAACTTTGTGTCTGTGAGATATTTGCCGCACTGAATATGTCACAGCCTCGGGTATCCAGACAGCTCGCCATCCTCAAACAATGCCGGCTTATAAAAGACAGAAGGGTTGGGAAGTGGATATACTATCATATTGATAACAATACGGAGGCGGACTATTTGAGGAGTATCGTTTCCCTCCTGGTATCATGGCTCAAAGACGACCCGGAATATAAACAAGATCAGCTGATGGTGGATTATGTGAAGCAATATCCCTGCTGTATATCGGAGGTAGAATAGATGGAAGAAAGATCAATGATTATCTTACCCATGCTTCAGACAACGTGTCTGACCGAATATGATCTTCAAGACCCGATAATCACCGGAGAAATAAAAACTCCCGCCGGTCTGGTACCCAAGGTGTCAACAGTGCTTTCAAGGAAGGATATCATCGGAGCATGGAAAGCGCGTTGGGGAATTAACCGGATGACGTATCGGATCAATCCGGGTATCTATGCGATTGGCGACCCAGATGATGCCTCCCCGATTTTTGTCAGTGCCAATTATAAAATGAGCTTTGATGTACTTCGAAGAGAATTGAATGGCATGAGCGCCTGGATATTGGTACTGGATACCAAAGGGATCAATGTGTGGTGTGCTTCAGGAAAAGGTACTTTCGGCACGGCAGAGATCGTGAACAAGGTGAATAAGACAAAACTTAGCCAGATCGTTCAGCATCGGACATTAATCCTGCCTCAGCTTGGCGCTCCAGGAACAAGCGCCCATAAGGTTCTGAAACAATGCGGGTTCAAGGTCGTTTACGGTCCGGTCAGAGCATCCGATATCAAAGACTATATGGCAGCAGGAATGCAAGCATCTGACGACATGCGGGCCGTACGCTTTACAATGGTTGACCGTTTCGTGCTGACGCCGATCGAGTTAGTCGGCACCTTAAAAAGATCCCTGCTTATCTTTGGTGTGTTATTTATGATTAATCTGATCCGGGCAAATGCCTTCGGAGTGGTTGATTTTTATGCGTATGTGGGTGCCATTCTTATGGGCTGTGTGTTGACACCGGTTCTCCTTCCATGGATACCTGGCCGCGCGTTTGCTTTTAAGGGCTGGCTATTAGGGTTGGTTTGGACGCTTGTCGTCTTAGGGCTTAGCGGCTGGCCGGCAGAATCTGCCCTCAGCATCGTCCGTTCTATCGGCTATTTATTGGTACTGCCATCGATCTCAGCCTATCTAGCGATGAATTTTACCGGCGCTTCCACGTACACGTCCATTTCCGGTGTGATGAAGGAGATGAGAAAAGCTGTTCCACCGATTATCATCACTTCCTGTTTGGGTGCAGTAATGATTCTGATGGACAGCTTATTCCTGTTATAACATTCATACGAAAGGAGCCTTGGCTATGAAGCATCACTATCTTAAAAATGTGTCGACATTGCGACTTCTGGAAGAAAAATGCACCGGCTGCGGGCGATGCATGGAGGTATGTCCTCATCAGGTTTTTGCAATAAAAAACGATAAATCGGAAATCATAGACAAAAACAGCTGTATGGAATGCGGCGCATGTGCCAATAATTGTCCGTTTGAGGCTATCGAAGTTAAGTCCGGCGTTGGCTGCGCTTCGGCAGTGATCAAAGGCTGGCTGACGGGGACAGAACCTACCTGCGGCTGTTCTGACGAAGGCGGCAGCTGCTGCTGAGATGCTTGAAAAGGGGGACCACGATGATCCCGCATACAACCACCATTACCGGCATATTAAGCGGCTATAAGACTGATCCGGCAAAGGGTCTTAGCTCGGATGAAGCGGCGCAACGGCTTGCCGAATATGGGAAAAACGAACTCCGAGCCGGGAAGAAAAAAACGAACCTCCAACGATTTGGCGAGCAACTAAAAGATATGATGATCATTATTTTGATATTGGCGGCGGCGGTGTCGTTGGGCGTCGCTGTTTACGAAGGGGACAGGGGAGGATATTTTGAGTCTTTCCTGATCCTCTTGATTGTCGTCATTAATGCCATCATGGGCGTCATTCAGGAAAGTAAAGCCGAAAAAGCATTGGAAGCGTTAAAAAACCTTTCGGCTCCGCATGCCAGAGTGCTGCGCAGCGGGCATGAGACCCTTTTGGAAGCCTCCCAGCTCGTACCCGGTGATGTCATCCATTTAGAAGCCGGTGACTACGTTCCTGCCGATGCACGCATTATTTCTGCTTCCAGCCTGCAGTCAGTGGAATCGGCATTAACAGGTGAATCTGTTCCGGCGGAGAAAGACGCAGAGGTCATTGTCGAAGAAAATGCAGCGTTGGGCGACCGTGTGAATATGCTTTATGCCGGGTCCAGTATAACCTATGGTCGGGCCAAAGCGGTTATTACGGCTACCGGGATGCATACGGAAATGGGTAAGATTGCGCACCTTCTGGATGCCCAAGAGGAAAGTCAGACCCCTCTGCAACAAAAGCTGGCCTTAATGGGAAAATATATCGGCATCGCTGCACTGGCAGCGTGTGCCGTGATTTTCGTCATTGGTATTTTCAGTGGAATGCACAGTATTGAAATATTTATGATTGCAGTATCTCTCGCTGTTTCTGCTATACCTGAAGGATTGCCGGCTATCGTGACGATTGTGTTGGCTATCGGTGTGCAGCGTATGGTGCGAAAAAATGCGATTATTCGAAAACTCCCCGCTGTGGAAACACTTGGCAGTGCGTCTGTTATTTGTTCTGACAAAACCGGGACATTAACCCAAAATAGAATGACGGCAGTTGCCGCTTTTGTACCTGATCGGGAGAAAGCGGATAACATCGACGGCGATGATTCACCACAGATAAAAAAACTGCTCCAATACGCTGCTCTGTGCAATAATGGCGCTGTCGAATTTAATGACGGCAGTGAATTCCATATTGGAGACCCTACTGAAACGGCAATCATCCTTGCCGCAAATAAAAAGGGATATTCCAAAGATGCTTTGGAACGTCAATACCCGCGTCTGGCCGAAGTCCCATTCGATTCCGACCGAAAGATGATGACAACCGTTAATCGGGTTGAAGACGCAATTATCGTTATTGTCAAAGGTGCTTTCGATGTCTTGGAGCAACGATGCGTTTCCGGTGATCTGGAAGCCGGAAGAATACATACGGAAAGTATGAGCCGTCAGGCATTACGTGTTCTGGCTGTAGCTTATAAAGAAATAGATTATGTTCCCCAGGCTCCTTC is a genomic window containing:
- a CDS encoding calcium-translocating P-type ATPase, PMCA-type — protein: MIPHTTTITGILSGYKTDPAKGLSSDEAAQRLAEYGKNELRAGKKKTNLQRFGEQLKDMMIIILILAAAVSLGVAVYEGDRGGYFESFLILLIVVINAIMGVIQESKAEKALEALKNLSAPHARVLRSGHETLLEASQLVPGDVIHLEAGDYVPADARIISASSLQSVESALTGESVPAEKDAEVIVEENAALGDRVNMLYAGSSITYGRAKAVITATGMHTEMGKIAHLLDAQEESQTPLQQKLALMGKYIGIAALAACAVIFVIGIFSGMHSIEIFMIAVSLAVSAIPEGLPAIVTIVLAIGVQRMVRKNAIIRKLPAVETLGSASVICSDKTGTLTQNRMTAVAAFVPDREKADNIDGDDSPQIKKLLQYAALCNNGAVEFNDGSEFHIGDPTETAIILAANKKGYSKDALERQYPRLAEVPFDSDRKMMTTVNRVEDAIIVIVKGAFDVLEQRCVSGDLEAGRIHTESMSRQALRVLAVAYKEIDYVPQAPSAEDLENGLTFMGLIGLIDPPRPEARAAVAICREAGIKAVMITGDHIVTASAIARDLGILKDEDQTIGGSELKSLSDEELRERIRRIAVYARVSPEDKIRVVRAWQYQNEVVAMTGDGVNDAPALKAADIGCAMGITGTDVAKGAADMTLTDDNFATIVDAVREGRGIFDNIKKVVGFLLGTNIGEVLTVFCAMLIWKQSPLLAIHLLWINLVTDSLPAVALGMEKVEADVMKRQPKPKDESIFAHGWGIRIVLLGFMFAGLTLTAFWIGWQITGDIVAGRTMAFLVLALSQIIHSFNMRSEQSVFIIGVFSNKYLSGAAALSMALIALIACVPVIADVFGLTRLSPELYLAALGFAFVPLVVLEISKILWRVHRGKK
- a CDS encoding ArsR/SmtB family transcription factor; protein product: MDEIINLLSILSDKTRLRIVLLLMERELCVCEIFAALNMSQPRVSRQLAILKQCRLIKDRRVGKWIYYHIDNNTEADYLRSIVSLLVSWLKDDPEYKQDQLMVDYVKQYPCCISEVE
- a CDS encoding hemolysin family protein codes for the protein MITGILFLIILIALNAFFAASEIALISLNDNKIKLMAEEGDKTAKILVGLLGEPSRFLATIQIGITFAGFLASAFASEYFSDPLVQLLVRWGVPVSETVIKTISVIGITIILSYFSLVMGELVPKRIAMNRAERIAWIAAKPLYLLSKVASPFVKLLTVSMNFFVRLFGVDPNAENEQVTEEEIRMMVDVGEEKGTIHETEKVMINNVFEFNNKTVSEVMTHRTDIAALAIDASLDEVIAFVNSEKYSRIPVYEDNIDNIIGVLHSKYLFQYLVNHKSSESFTLRDVIRQPYFVPDSKRTDELFKELQQKKTHLAVIIDEYGGTAGIVTLEDLIEEIVGNIFDEDDEFEQEFEKLDDNTYMIFGSTSLDTVVEYLDVELPIEEYDTLSGFLVGQLGRIPENEEKPTVEFNGLVFKVEKVDEKRIAKVKVCRA
- the hgcB gene encoding mercury methylation ferredoxin HgcB, coding for MAMKHHYLKNVSTLRLLEEKCTGCGRCMEVCPHQVFAIKNDKSEIIDKNSCMECGACANNCPFEAIEVKSGVGCASAVIKGWLTGTEPTCGCSDEGGSCC
- the hgcA gene encoding mercury methylation corrinoid protein HgcA; translation: MEERSMIILPMLQTTCLTEYDLQDPIITGEIKTPAGLVPKVSTVLSRKDIIGAWKARWGINRMTYRINPGIYAIGDPDDASPIFVSANYKMSFDVLRRELNGMSAWILVLDTKGINVWCASGKGTFGTAEIVNKVNKTKLSQIVQHRTLILPQLGAPGTSAHKVLKQCGFKVVYGPVRASDIKDYMAAGMQASDDMRAVRFTMVDRFVLTPIELVGTLKRSLLIFGVLFMINLIRANAFGVVDFYAYVGAILMGCVLTPVLLPWIPGRAFAFKGWLLGLVWTLVVLGLSGWPAESALSIVRSIGYLLVLPSISAYLAMNFTGASTYTSISGVMKEMRKAVPPIIITSCLGAVMILMDSLFLL